The window CTGGTTGCTGGGTGCCGCCTTCATCAGCGAGGGGGCCATCCCGTTCGCGGCGGCTGACCCGTTGCGTGTCATCCCCGCCAACCTCATCGGCGGTGCCGTCACCGGCGGACTGAGCATGGCTCTCGGGGTCTCGTCCCTGGCACCCCACGGCGGGATCTTCGTGTTCTTCGCCATCGACCCGATCTGGGGCTTCCTGGTGGCGCTGGTCGCAGGAACCCTGGTGACCGCGCTGGCGGTCGTCGCGCTGAAGAAGTGGGTCGGACGCAAAGAACTCGCTCAGGCGCAAGCGGCAGCAGCACCCGTCGCGGCCTGAGAGCATAGAAGGGTAAGACGAGAGGAATCACTCATGGCAGAACGTCAGGCGACAATCGCCAGCAGCTCGGGGCTTCACGCGCGCCCCGCCAAGCTCTTCGTGCAGGCGGTGCAGGAGAAGAAGCTCCCCGTCACGATCGCCCTCGAGGGCGGCCCCGACCTGAACGCGGGAAGCATCCTGTCGATCATCGGTCTTGGTGCCTCGCACGGCAGTGTCGTGACCCTGAAGGCGGAGGGTGAGGGGGCCGAGCAGGCTCTCGACGAGCTCGTCGCCCTGCTCGAGACGGACCTCGACGCCGAGTAAGGCGTCCTTCAGACGACGAAGGCGGATGCGGACACCTCCGGGTGCCGCATCCGCCTTCGTCGTTCCTGCTCAGAGTTCGAGCGTGTCACCCGGCTCGAGAACGACGAGATCGCCACCGTGCTGCTCTGCGGACCACTTCAGGCGGGCTCGCCCCATCTCCTTGCCCGCGACCGACAGCGTCATGTCGTGTGTGGCGAACACCTGGCGCGGCTTCACGGCGAGGACGAAGTCCATGGCGTCGCCGATCTTCAACCAGGGCGCGCCGACGGGCGCGGCGAGCACGGCCACGTCGTGTCCCTTGGGCGGGGCGTACGAGTCGCCCGGGTAGTAGAAGGTGTCGTCGACCAGCACGCCGACGTTGTCGATCACCGGGATGCTCTCGTGGATGACGGCGTGGCGACCGCCGAAGAAGCGGAGACGGAACGGCTCCACATCGACCGTGTCGCCGGGCGCCACGACGGTGATGTCGTAACCGGGCGCCGCGTTCTTGACGCCCTCGGGCGCGTAGATGGGCAGCCCGGGATTCGCGGCGACGAGGCGGTCGATGTGATCGGCCGTCCAATGGTCGGGGTGCTCGTGGGTGATCACGAGGGCTGCGACGTTCGCTGTGTCGGGCAGGGGAGTCGTGAACGAACCGGGGTCGATGATGAGCTTGCGGCCCTGCTTCTCGAGGGTGAGGGCGGCATGCTCGTGCTTGGTGATTCGCATGACGCGAGTCAACTCTTCAGGGGTCGCCGAGGCAACCCGACACGGATCCCGGCCTCGATTTGGCGCAACGCAAGACCGCATGGCATACTTGAACGGTTGCCACGGCAGCGGCCCCATCGTATAGCGGCCTAGTACGCCGCCCTCTCACGGCGGTAACGCGGGTTCGAATCCCGCTGGGGTCACCAACAGAAAACCCCCGGTCAATCCGGGGGTTTTCTTGTTTCCTCATGACGTGCGCTTCGGCAGCATCTGCTCGCGTGTAATGCGCGCGCCACGCCGAGGCAATCCCCTCGGGCAGCCCCCGGTCGCGGCATACGGTGCCGACGTCCGACACGATCGAGGGGAGCAGCATATGGACGTGACCGAGAGGATCGGCGAGCTGGCGACGACGGCGGGTATCCGGGTCGCGGCGGCGGAGTCGCTGACCGGCGGGCAGGTGTGCACGGCCCTCGGCGCGACGCCGGGCGCATCAGAATGGTTCGCCGGGGGAGTCGTCGCCTACACGATCGAGACGAAGAGCCTCGTTCTCGGGGTGGCTGACGACCTCGACCCCTGCTCGGCCGAGTGTGCGCGAACGATGGCTGCCGGGGTGCGCGATGCGCTGGAAGTGGATGCGGCCGTCGCCACGACGGGCGTGGGTGGGCCTGATCCACAAGACGGGCACGCACCCGGAACCGTCTTCATCGGCTGGGCGCGGGGTCCGCGCGCTGGAGCGCGCGAGTTCTCCTTCGAAGGGGACGACCCCGAGCAGATCGTCGAGGCGACCACACGGGCGGCGCTCTCGATGCTGGCGGAGCTCCTCGGGGGCGTCTCAGACGTCGAGGACCGCTGACGGCTCAGTGGTGCGGCACCACCGGAACGGTGCCGTCATCGCGTAGCAGGATGCCGTCCTGCACGGCGCCGAGGGCGGGGGTCACCAAGACCGCGATGAGTGCGGCGGCGGCGAGCAGCTGGCCGACCCGCAGATGCTGCGCGGGAACATCGCGGCGCGTGGCTGCTGCCGCACAGGCTCCGAGGGTCACGCTGAGGGCGACGCATACCGTGACGCCCACGATGCTCGTGTGCGCGGGCTCGGTCGCCAGCAGCGATGTCGCGACGAGCACCGCGAGGAGGGTTCCCGCGGTGATCCAGCGAGGTGCGAGGAGGCGGCCGGCGCGGAGGGCTGCGACGCCCCATCCGAGTCCGCCGAGCCCGAGAGCCGCCGCACAGACTCCGATGATCCGGTTCGTCGACGTCGCGTCCGGGAGGACGACGGCGCCCGCCCCGAGGGCGGCGAGCACGAGCGCAGCGCCCCAGGCGAGGGCGGCCGGCCACGGGCCGGCGAGCAATGCTGCCCGCCGGCCCGTCGCCGCGCTCGTGCGCTGAGCGCTCATGCCGTTGCGACGCGGGCGCCGCGGTCGGCGCCGACGCCGATGGCCAGCAGGACCACGGCGCTGCCGAGGTGCAGGAAGTGGTCGGGGACGTTCAGCGCCAGGATGTTGGCGGCCGTGCCCACGAGGAAGAACCCGGCCACGCCGAGCAGCAGGTAGGCGGCGCCGACGACGGTGTTCACCGTCTTGGCTGCACGGACGTTGGCGAGGCCCGCGACGAGCAGCGCCGCACCGATGAGCAGGTGGGCGACGTTGTGCAGCGGGTTCACGGCGAAGATGCCGAGGAGGAGCCCTCCTTCAGTGGCGAGGAACCCCACGCCACCGGTGACGGCGAAGCCGAGGAGACCGACGAGGAGATAGATCGCGCCGAAGATGGTCGCGACGAGGCGGTTCGGGGAAGAGCTCATGATGACCTCCGGTGTAGGGAGGATGCGACCGTGTGCCGCATCCATCACTTGTTCGTCACGGGCCCGAGAACGGATGGGAGGACTTTCAGGCTCCTCACAGAGAACGGGGCGCCGCTCCCGAAGGAACGACGCCCCGTGCGCGGTGAGGTCAGTTGAGAAGACCGCCGAGGTCGAGGTTGGAGGTGAGGCCGTCGACGAGGTCGCCCACCTGCGTGCCGATGTCGCCGACGGATCCGCCGATCGACGTCTCGGGGGCGACAGGCGCCTCGATGCCGGTCTCGTTGCCGGAGCCGACCGGTGCGTCGACAGGAGCCTGCACGTCGTTGCCGGAGGCGACCGGCGCCTGCACGTCGTTGCCCGACGCGACCGGCGCCTGGTTGCCGGAGAGCACGTCGCCCACGACGGGTCCCTGGATCAGGCTCACGTCGCCGACAGAGGTGTCGGGGGCGACGGACGTGTCGGGGGACACCGAAGCACTTCCGGCCTCGATCGCGCTCGTCAGCCAGGTCTGCGCGGCTTCGACCGGGGCGCTCAGCGTCGTGGTGAAGGTGGACCAGTCGCCTCCGCGGGGCTCGTCTGCCGAGGCCGGCAGCGCGAACCCGGCGACAGCGATCGCTGCGGCGCCTGCTCCCGCAGCGGTGATGATTGCCAGACGGTTCTTCGTGTTCGTACGCATCGATATCTCTCCTTGTTTTCCGTCTGCGACCTTTCGGCCGCACACAGGTCATCCGAAGCCGCGACTCGATCGGATGGGAGGAAATATCTCAGGTCGTGATGGCGAACATCGCGTCCGTCGTGGGAAGACCGCTGGGCGAGCCGCCCGCGGCCTCCACGGTGACAGCGATCACGTCGCCGGGCTGGAACGTGCCGGCGAGCTCGGAGACGGCGTCGTCAGCCGAGAAGGTGCCGGCCGGGAGGGGGGCGCCATCGCGGATGAACCACATCTCGAACGTCTTGTCGTCCTCAAGCGTCGGCATGCCGTCCGTGACCAGCACGGCCCGTCCCGTGGATGCGGACCAATGCGCTGTCGCGGACGCACCGTCGTCGAGGGTGACGCTCGCCGACTGCGCGTCGGGGGCGTCCTGGATCTGCTCCAGGGCGACCTGAGCGCCGTCCTCGGGGGTCAGCAGGCGCCCGAGCGAGAGCCCGCCGATGCCGAGGGCGAGGATGAAGGCGAGGGAGGCCGCGAGCGCGAACCACATCCGTGAGCGGGGGCGGCGCGGCGCCCGAGCAGGGGTCGGGTCCCCGGCCCGTTCAGCGGGATCGGTCGATCGCGGAGCGTTCTGCGGCAGGGTGGTGATCCGCGAGAGCAACGCGTCACGCACCTGCGGACGGGGTACCACGTCGCCTGCGCCGTCGGCAAGGGCCGCTGCGGTGTCGAGCTCCATGGCTACGATCGTGTCCCAGGCGGGATGAGCGGCCAGAATCTCCTGGAAGCGCATCTCGTCGTCGGTGGAGAGCGCGTTGAGGGCATGGCCGGCCGCGAGGTCGCGGAACTCTTCTTCTTCTTCCATCACTGCACCCCCATCCTGGTTCGCAATCTGCTCAGTCCATCACGCATGCGTGTCTTCACGGTTCCCAACGGCGCCCCGACGAGCGCGGCGATCTCGGTCTGAGAGTAACCGCCGTAGTAGGCGAGGACGATCGTCTCGCGCTGCGCTTCGGGTAGCCCGGCGAGCGCCTCGGAGACGCGCCCGCCCTCGATCTTCAGTTCCACCGTCTCGGCGACGCCGTCATATGCGACGTCGAGATCGCGAAGGCCGACGCGTGCATCACGATCGGCGCTGGCCTGCGACGCCCGCACGCGGTCGACGGCTCGGCGGTGCGCGATGGTGAGAACCCACGACCTTCCTTGTCCCTTGTTCGGAGCGAAGCGCGAAGCGGATTGCCAGATCTCGAGAAAGACCTCCTGCAGCACCTCCTCGCTCTGCGAAGGGTCGACGAGGACGCGACGGATGAGGCCGAACATGCGCGGAGACAGCATGTCGTACAACTGTGCAAAGGCGTTCTGATCGCCCCCAGCGATCGCGGCGAGCAGCGTCGCCACATGATCGATTCCCCCCGAGCCGTCCTCGGGAACCTCGACGCCGTCGATCACCACAGTCACCAGCATGCCTTATCGCGCACGCAACCCCCTGCGGGCACGCGGCGGACAGGACCGCGTGGTAGGCCGTCACTCAGTGGGATGGGTGGGACACGCCCGGGCCTCCGGACGCGTCAGCGGCATCGTCTGATCGGCGGATGCGACGCGCGCGACGCGCACGTCGCACCGCCCACACGATCACGCCGGCGACGGCGATCACCGCGAGCCACGGAAGGAGGAAGCCCAGCCCGATGACGATCCCGTTCACGGTCGCGACGAGCCCCGCCCATCCTGCGGCGATCCCATCGCCGAATCCGGCGGGATCCGCTTGCGGCGCTGCGTCCCTCGAAGCGAGGTTGACGGTCAACGTCGACATCGCCACCTGATCCTCCAGCATCTCGAGCTGCTGCCGGTCCGCATCCAGAGCCGCCTGACGGTCGGCGAGGGCGGACTCCGCCGCGATCAGGTCCGCGACCGACGCCGACTGCGCAAGCAGCTCGGTGAGGCGCGCGACCGACGTCTCCTGCGCCGCGATCCTCGCCCGCAGGTCGACAGCCTGGTCCGTGACGTCGAAGCGATCCACCGACGACGCCGACACCGTTCCCAGAGCACCGACTTGATCGATCACATCCTGCAACCGGTCGGCGGGCACCCGCACCGTGATCGAGCTCTGCCCGGGCACCGGGTACACCGGATCGGTCGTGGCCGGAGAGCCGGCGATGCTCGCCGACGAGACGTACCCCTGCACACCCGTCACGATCGCTGTGATCTGCTGCTGGGCGTCCTCGGGGTCGTCCACGCTCATCTGGATCCACCCGGATGCGGTGACCTCGCGGCTCGTATCCGTCGCTGCGGACCGCCCGCCGTCGGCCCCCACGATGTCCTGCGCCGCGATGGCACCCTCCTGGGTCTGGACCCCGAGAGGTGACGAATCGGAGAGCGACACCGCGCTCGGCACCTCGGCCCCGCGACCGCCCAGGACGACGGGCGAGACGAGCGCCGCCAGCGCGACGACCGCGACACCGGCGGCGGCGACCGCCCACCCGCCACGGCGTCGCGCCCGCCGGCGGACCCGGTCGAACTCGAGCTCGCGGTCGATCCCTCGCTCGATCCGGTCGATCTGCTCTGCGGTCGGGCCCTCCGGCACGGAGCGTTCCTGGTCCTGATCCCGGTCGTCGATCGTCATGATGCGTTCCCCTCCTGGACGGTGCCGCGCAGGCGGCTGCGGATGCGGGAGAGACGGTTGCGGACGGCGCCGTGGGTGAGGCCCAGCTCGGCGGCCGCGGCATCGTAGGCGTAGCCGTGCGCGGCGCACAGGACGAAGAGCTCGCGATCGAGATCGCCGAGTCTCGCCACCTCCCGGGCGACGCGATCGGCCAGCTCGGAGTCGATGACCGCCTGCTCCACGTCGATCGGCGACGGCATGCGCTCGTCGAGCGTCGCGCCGACGTGCTCGCGTTCGCGGCGCAGCGCACGCAGGCGGTTCGCGCACACCAGGCGACAGATCGTGGCGAACCAGGGGAGAGCGGAGGCTCCCTCCAGCCGGAAGCCGCGAAGCTTCCGCCACGCCGTGACGAACGTCTCCTGCGCCGCGTCCTCGGCGTCCGCGGTCGTCGGCAACAGGATCGCCGCGATGCGGTAGACCGCGTCGATGTTGCCGCGATACAGCGCGCGGAAGGCCTCGTGGTCTCCGTGCGACGCGCGCGCGATCAGCTCCCCATCGCTGGTCATCGTGCCCCAATCCCTCAGCGCCGGACGTGCCGACGTCTTCTCTCACCCTCAGGTGTCCTCGGCTGCCCGATCGTCTCAGATCCGCATAAACTGTGGCGTCCGCCGATTCCGAAAGGCTCTCATGGGCTTCGAGATCCCGGTGTGGTTCCAGATCGTCGCGCTGATCGTGCTCGTTCTGATCCTGGCCGCCGACCTTCTTCTCATCCTCCGTCGACCCCACATCCCCTCCGCGCGGGAGGCCACCCTGTGGGTCGTCTTCTACGTGTCGCTCGCGCTCGTGTTCGCCCTCATCCTGCTGTGGGTCTCGGGCAGTGCGGATGCGGCGGGCCAGTTCGTGGCCGGATGGTTGACGGAGTACAGCCTCTCGGTCGACAACCTGTTCGTCTTCGTCCTGCTGATGGGGCAGTTCGCCGTCCCACGCAAGTACCAGCAGGAGGTGCTGATGGTGGGGATCATCATCGCGCTCGTGCTGCGAGGCATCTTCATCGCGTTCGGTGCGGTGCTGATCGACAACCTCTCGTGGATCTTCTACGTGTTCGGGCTGTTCCTGGTCTGGACGGCCTGGCGTCAGGCCTTCCCCGGGGACGACGAGCACGGCGAGCAGCGCGAGAACGCCGTCGTGCGGATGCTGCGGCGCTTCGTCCAGATCAGCGACCAGTACGAGGGGTCGAAGCTGCGCACGGTTGTCGGCGGCAAGAAGGTCTTCACGCCGATGCTGCTCGTGTTCGTGGCGATCGGGTTCACGGACCTCGTCTTCGCGATCGACTCGATCCCGGCCATCTTCGGCATCACGCAGAGTGCCTTCATCGTCTTCACCGCGAACATCTTCGCCCTCATGGGGCTGCGCCAGCTCTACTTCCTGCTGGGCGGACTGCTCGATCGCCTGCGCTACCTCCACTACGGGATCGCGTTCATCCTCGCCTTCATCGGCGTGAAGCTCTTCCTCCACGCTCTGCACGAGAACGAGCTGCCCTTCATCAACGGCGGCCACGGCGTCGAATGGGCGCCCGACATCTCAGCCTGGGTCTCGCTCATCGTGATCGTGGCCGCGATGGCGACCGCGACCATCGCAAGTCTCGTGGCGGCACGGCGCGAGGCCACATCCGTCGACGAGGGCTGAGTCGCGCGGTCAGAACGAGCGCAGGTTCGCGCCGAGGCCCGCGCCGTCGTACTCGCGGCGCAGGATGCCGCGACGGCGGAGGATCGGCACCAGCTCGTCGAGCATGCGGTGCACGGTGACCGGATGCACATCGCCCCACAGCAGAACGCCGTCGTTGCCCCAGTCGCCCAGCTGCTCGATGCGATCCGCGAGCTCGCCCGGCGTTCCCACCCACCCGGTGCCGTCCGAGATGCGGCCGAGGCGGGCGTGCGCGGCGAGGATATCCCGCAGCGGCGTCTCGCGCGGGTCGTGATCGCCGACGAGCCGGCGGATGCTGCCGTGCGACACGTGCGGGGCGAACAGCCCCTCGGGCAACGGCCGGTCGAGATCGAGCGCGGTCAGATCGGTCTCCAGATCCGAGGACTGCCGCCTGGCGATCGCGCGCAGAGCGGATTCGTCGGGCGTGCGCGACGCGGACACCAGTCGGTCCGCCTCCTCGGGGGAGGAGACCAGAACGGGCTGGATCGCGAACAGCACCTTCACGTCCGACGGGTCGCGACCGCGCTCGCGTGCGGCGCGGTGGATGCGCTCCCGGTAGGCGCGCACGCTCGCCTCGTCCAGGGGCGCGAGCGCCAGCTGCACGTCCGAGTGCGCTCCGGCGAACGCAAGGCCCCGCTCCGACCCGCCCGGTGACACGATCGCGGGTTCGCCGTCGGTGAAGGGGAGTGCGTTGAGCGGTCCGTCGAATCCGAAGTGCCGGCCGCGGTGGCGGACCGCCCGCATCCGGGTGCCGTCCGCGTAGCGGTCGTCATCGCGGTCGAGGACGAGCGCGCCCTCGTCCCAACTCCGCCACAGCGAGCGGATGCCTTCCAACCACTCCTCGGCGCGGTCGTAGGCGGCATCGTGCCCGAGCGGCGCATCCGTGGAGAAGTGCCGCGCGCTGCCGGTGTCGGTCACCACGTTCAGTCCCAGCCGGTGGCCGCTCAGGTGCTGGAGCGACGCGAACTGCCGGGCGGCCGTGTAGGGCAGGTATGCCGCGGGGTTGACGGTGGGCACCACTCCGAGGTGCCGGGTCGCGGCGAACAGGTACGGGGCAAGCACGAACGGGTCGTGCTTGGGGCCGCCGAAGGCGTGCCGCACCCGCAGATCGATCGTCTCCGCGGAACCGAGTGAAGGCGCATCCTCGATGATCAGCAGATCGAACCCGGCCTGCTCCAGGGTGCGTGCGGACTCCTGGTACAGGTGCGGGGCGGTCCAGTCGTAGTCCCAGTCCAGGCCGGGCAGACCCCAGCCGTGCGGACCGAAACCGCGGGCCAAGAACCAGCCGAAGTGCTGCGGGCGACTCACCCGATGACCTCGATCGTCCGCGTGGATGCCGCGAGGGATGCGGCCTTGAGCGCCCGCTCGAGATCGGCGATCAGGTCGTCGACATCCTCGATGCCGATCGACAGACGCAGCGTTCCCGGGTGCACACCGAGAGCGGCGCGCGCATCGTCGGTGTGCTGCGCGTGACTCGTCGTGGCCGGATGCAGCACGAGCGAGCGGACGTCGCCGAGGTGGGTCATGTGGGTGACGACCTGCACGCTCTCGACGAAGGCGCGAGCAGCTTTCTCGCCGCCGTGGAGCGTGAAGGTGAAGACCGAACCGGCGCCGCGGGGGAGAAGCCGCTTCGCGAGCGCGTGATGCGGATGGCTCGCAAGCCCCACGTAGTCGACCGACGCCACCTCGTCGCGGCTCTCGAGCCACGCCGCGATCCGTCCGGCGTTCGCCGACTGCTCGCGCACGCGCAGATGCAGCGTCTCGATGCCCTGCGACACGAGGAAGGCGTTGAGCGGCGACGGTGTGGGTCCCAGCCGCGGTGCCACGGACTCGCGCACATAGGCGAGACGCGCGCGGGGGCCGTGGCGTTCCCAGACGCTCGGCGCGCCGTCGTGGCGCGCGGTCACCAGCTGGGGGAACAACGCGCCCGATCGGGCGGCATCGAAGCGGCCGTCGTCGACGATGACGCCGCCGAGCGCCGCCCCGTGGCCGGCGAGGAACTTGCTCGCCGAGTGGACGACGACCGCCGCGCCCAGCTCGATCGGTCGCACCAGGTAGGGCGTGGCGAAGGTGTTGTCGACGACGAGCGGGATGCCGTGGGCGTCCGCAACGGCTGCGACGGCGGGCACGTCCAGCAGATCGTTGCGCGCGTTGCCGATGGACTCGGCGAACAGGGCACGGGTCTCGGGACGGATCGCCTCCTCCCACGCCCGCGGGTCCGCGATGTCGTCGACATAGGTGACCGTCACCCCGAACCGGGACAGCAGGTCGTTCACGAGCCCGCGCGTTCCCTCGTAGATGTGGGTGGAGCTGACCAGGTGGTCACCGGCCGAGAGCAGCGACAGCAGCGCGACGGAGACGGCCGCCTGGCCGCTGCCGACGAACACGGCACCGGCACCGCCCTCGAGCTCGGCGATGCGACGCTCGAGGGCGTCGACGGTCGGATTGCCGGTGCGCGTGTACCCGTAGCCGTCGCCCGTCGCGAAGTGCGCGGCCGCGTGATCGAAGTCGTCGAAGCGGAAGCCGGCGGTCATGTACACCGGGACGGTGCGCGATGCCGCATCCGTCCATTCGGTGCCGCTGTGCACCTGTCGCGTGGCGAATCCGTGGGTGGGTTCGGTCATGAGGGTCCTGCCGTCTCGGGTCGCAGCAGCCTAAAAGCACCGACCACTCGCGGACGAGTGCGCCGACACACAACGTCACCTGCGGGCCCGTGCGGTGGGCCTCGGCGCCGGAGGGCGGTGGTAGCCTGTGCGGGTGCGGATCGCTCGCCTTCTCCTTCGCAGCCGCGACGAGTCCTAGACCCAGGCCTCCCTCGTCGCGGAGTTCGTTGCGGGCTTGATCCACCGTCATCTCAGGAGAACGACAGCATGAGCAATCCCGATCACTCCGCGGCGTCCGCGCCGCGCACCCTGGCCGAGAAGGTCTGGGACAACCACTTGGTGGTCAAGGGCGAGGACGGCCAGCCCGACCTCATCTACATCGACCTGCACCTCGTGCACGAGGTCACGAGCCCGCAGGCCTTCGATGGTCTCCGCGCGGAAGGGCGGGGCCTGCGGCGCCTGGACCTGACCATCGCGACCGAGGACCACAACACCCCGACGCTCGCGATCGACAAGCCGATCGCCGACCCGACCAGCCGTCTCCAGATCGAGACGCTGCGTCGCAACGCCGCCGAGTTCGGTGTGCGCATCCACTCGCTGGGCGACGCCGAGCAGGGGATCGTGCACGTCGTCGGTCCGCAGCTGGGGCTCACGATGCCGGGCATCACGGTCGTCTGCGGCGATTCGCACACCTCCACCCATGGAGCGTTCGGAGCGATGGCATTCGGCATCGGCACCAGCGAGGTCGAGCACGTCATGGCGACGCAGACCCTGCCGCTGAAGCCGTTCAAGACCATGGCCATCACCGTCGAGGGGACGCTGCGCCCCGGCGTCACCGCGAAGGACATCATCCTCGCTGTCATCGCGAAGATCGGCACCAACGGCGGGCAGGGCTACGTGCTCGAGTTCCGCGGCAGCGCCATCCGGGCCCTCTCGATGGAGGGGCGCATGACGATGTGCAACATGTCGATCGAGGCGGGCGCGCGCGCCGGCATGGTCGCGCCCGACGAGACCACGTTCGCCTACCTGAAGGGGCGTCCGCACGCCCCGAAGGGGCAGGACTGGGAGGATGCGGTCGCCTACTGGCGCACGCTCCCGAGTGACGAGGGCGCCGTCTACGACGCGGAGGTCTTCCTCGACGCCGACGAGCTCGAGCCCTTCGTGACGTGGGGCACGAACCCTGGTCAGGGCGTGTCGCTGAACGACGTCGTTCCGACGCCGTCCGACATCGCGGACCCGAACGAGCGCGTGGCCGCCGAGCGTGCGCTGCAGTACATGGATCTGGCCCCCGGTACGAAGCTGAAGGACGTGCCCGTGGATGCGGTCTTCATGGGTTCGTGCACGAACAGCCGCATCGAGGACCTGCGCGCTTTCGCGTCGATCGTGAAGGGTCGCAAGAAGGCCGAGGGCGTCCGGGTGATGGTCGTGCCCGGCTCCGCGCGCGTTCGGCTGGAAGCGGAGGCCGAGGGACTGCACCGCATCTTCGAGGAGTTCGGCGCCGAGTGGCGCTTCGCAGGATGCTCGATGTGTCTGGGCATGAACCCCGATCAGCTCGCTCCGGGTGAGCGGTGCGCCTCCACGTCGAACCGCAACTTCGAGGGTCGGCAGGGCAAGGGCGGGCGCACGCACCTGGTGTCGCCGCTCGTCGCCGCGGCGACCGCGGTGCGCGGAACGCTGTCGAGTCCGGGGGATCTCGATCCCGTCGAAGAGCCGGCGATCGTCGGGGCGGGGGTCTGAGATGGAGAAGTTCAGCGTTCACACCGGTGTCGCCGCCGCACTCAAGCGCTCCGCCGTCGACACGGATCAGATCATCCCCGCGGTTTACCTCAAGCGGGTGACCAAGACGGGGTTCGAGGACGCGCTGTTCGCCAACTGGCGCCAGGATCCCGACTTCGTGCTGAACCAGCCGATTTTCGCGCAGAGCTCGATCCTCGTCGCCGGACCCGATTTCGGCACCGGCTCGAGCCGTGAGCACGCGGTCTGGGCCCTGCGTGACTACGGGTTCAAGGTCGTGCTGAGCCCCAAGTTCGCCGACATCTTCCGCGGTAACGCGGGCAAGCAGGGTCTCGTGACGGGTGTCGTCACCGAGGCCGACGTCGAAGCGCTTTGGGCGGCCATCGACGCGCAGCCCGGCATGGAGATGACGGTCGATCTGACGGCGCGCGAGGTCGTTGCGGGCGAGCTCCGGGTCCCGTTCGAGATCGACGATTACACTAGGTGGCGGTTGCTGGAGGGCCTCGACGACATCGGGCTCACGCTCCGCAACGAAGACAAGATCGCCGCCTACGAAGCGCGACGCGAATCCTGGAAGCCGCGGACACTCCCGCCCCTTCCCGCACAGTGAGGTACCGCATATGACACTTCTCGGGCAGACCGCCGAATCCTCCAGCCCGCTCGCGGAGGAGGCGGAGATCCTCGAGATCCGCGGCGGACGGCCTCTGCGGGGCACCGTCGAGGTCAAGGGCGCGAAGAACCTCGTCACGAAGGCCATGGTCGCCGCGCTGCTCGGCGAGAGCCCGAGTCTGCTGCGCGACGTGCCGATGATCAGCGACGTCGCCGTGGTGCGATCGCTGCTCGAGGTGCACGGCGTGCGCGTGGCCGAGGGCGACGAGCCGGGCTCGCTCGTGCTCGACCCCCGTGACGTCGAGAGCGCCCACATGGAGGAGATCGACGCGCACGCGGGTGCCTCCCGCATCCCGATCCTCTTCTGCGGGCCGCTGCTGCACCGCCTCGGCCAGGCGTTCATCCCCGACCTCGGCGGATGCCGCATCGGCGACCGTCCGATCGACTTCCACCTCGATGCGCTCCGCAAGTTCGGCGCGATCGTGGAGAAGCTTCCCAGCGGCATCCGTCTGTCCGCCCCGCGCGGTCTGCACGGCGCGAACATCCACCTGCCCTACCCGAGCGTCGGGGCGACCGAGC is drawn from Microbacterium binotii and contains these coding sequences:
- a CDS encoding DUF4383 domain-containing protein codes for the protein MSSSPNRLVATIFGAIYLLVGLLGFAVTGGVGFLATEGGLLLGIFAVNPLHNVAHLLIGAALLVAGLANVRAAKTVNTVVGAAYLLLGVAGFFLVGTAANILALNVPDHFLHLGSAVVLLAIGVGADRGARVATA
- a CDS encoding anti-sigma factor, translating into MEEEEEFRDLAAGHALNALSTDDEMRFQEILAAHPAWDTIVAMELDTAAALADGAGDVVPRPQVRDALLSRITTLPQNAPRSTDPAERAGDPTPARAPRRPRSRMWFALAASLAFILALGIGGLSLGRLLTPEDGAQVALEQIQDAPDAQSASVTLDDGASATAHWSASTGRAVLVTDGMPTLEDDKTFEMWFIRDGAPLPAGTFSADDAVSELAGTFQPGDVIAVTVEAAGGSPSGLPTTDAMFAITT
- a CDS encoding HPr family phosphocarrier protein, encoding MAERQATIASSSGLHARPAKLFVQAVQEKKLPVTIALEGGPDLNAGSILSIIGLGASHGSVVTLKAEGEGAEQALDELVALLETDLDAE
- a CDS encoding TerC/Alx family metal homeostasis membrane protein, coding for MGFEIPVWFQIVALIVLVLILAADLLLILRRPHIPSAREATLWVVFYVSLALVFALILLWVSGSADAAGQFVAGWLTEYSLSVDNLFVFVLLMGQFAVPRKYQQEVLMVGIIIALVLRGIFIAFGAVLIDNLSWIFYVFGLFLVWTAWRQAFPGDDEHGEQRENAVVRMLRRFVQISDQYEGSKLRTVVGGKKVFTPMLLVFVAIGFTDLVFAIDSIPAIFGITQSAFIVFTANIFALMGLRQLYFLLGGLLDRLRYLHYGIAFILAFIGVKLFLHALHENELPFINGGHGVEWAPDISAWVSLIVIVAAMATATIASLVAARREATSVDEG
- a CDS encoding RNA polymerase sigma factor yields the protein MTSDGELIARASHGDHEAFRALYRGNIDAVYRIAAILLPTTADAEDAAQETFVTAWRKLRGFRLEGASALPWFATICRLVCANRLRALRREREHVGATLDERMPSPIDVEQAVIDSELADRVAREVARLGDLDRELFVLCAAHGYAYDAAAAELGLTHGAVRNRLSRIRSRLRGTVQEGNAS
- the sigK gene encoding ECF RNA polymerase sigma factor SigK, producing MLVTVVIDGVEVPEDGSGGIDHVATLLAAIAGGDQNAFAQLYDMLSPRMFGLIRRVLVDPSQSEEVLQEVFLEIWQSASRFAPNKGQGRSWVLTIAHRRAVDRVRASQASADRDARVGLRDLDVAYDGVAETVELKIEGGRVSEALAGLPEAQRETIVLAYYGGYSQTEIAALVGAPLGTVKTRMRDGLSRLRTRMGVQ
- a CDS encoding CinA family protein, whose product is MTERIGELATTAGIRVAAAESLTGGQVCTALGATPGASEWFAGGVVAYTIETKSLVLGVADDLDPCSAECARTMAAGVRDALEVDAAVATTGVGGPDPQDGHAPGTVFIGWARGPRAGAREFSFEGDDPEQIVEATTRAALSMLAELLGGVSDVEDR
- a CDS encoding MBL fold metallo-hydrolase translates to MRITKHEHAALTLEKQGRKLIIDPGSFTTPLPDTANVAALVITHEHPDHWTADHIDRLVAANPGLPIYAPEGVKNAAPGYDITVVAPGDTVDVEPFRLRFFGGRHAVIHESIPVIDNVGVLVDDTFYYPGDSYAPPKGHDVAVLAAPVGAPWLKIGDAMDFVLAVKPRQVFATHDMTLSVAGKEMGRARLKWSAEQHGGDLVVLEPGDTLEL
- a CDS encoding DUF4349 domain-containing protein: MTIDDRDQDQERSVPEGPTAEQIDRIERGIDRELEFDRVRRRARRRGGWAVAAAGVAVVALAALVSPVVLGGRGAEVPSAVSLSDSSPLGVQTQEGAIAAQDIVGADGGRSAATDTSREVTASGWIQMSVDDPEDAQQQITAIVTGVQGYVSSASIAGSPATTDPVYPVPGQSSITVRVPADRLQDVIDQVGALGTVSASSVDRFDVTDQAVDLRARIAAQETSVARLTELLAQSASVADLIAAESALADRQAALDADRQQLEMLEDQVAMSTLTVNLASRDAAPQADPAGFGDGIAAGWAGLVATVNGIVIGLGFLLPWLAVIAVAGVIVWAVRRARRARRIRRSDDAADASGGPGVSHPSH